A DNA window from Calliphora vicina chromosome 1, idCalVici1.1, whole genome shotgun sequence contains the following coding sequences:
- the Gr89a gene encoding putative gustatory receptor 89a: MAPFIYFKSSKKTNITTTTPKNDYPATVKVTWKFRTHRLVTVMAIFLWIFYIAVSPFMVKIASDLYSNTRRHQDNFFIIVAKFTMANDVLCSLIIMASHIWQREKIVQILNLFNEILMRIEQLESNFVGFKITMALIFKFGLTIYEMLLSLPFLVAASSRLSTQSIVAFLFTLYLQELSYIFALNIFTFILLVLSCSLQLEKELECSLNIGNDFKMSQLIRLQDSLQKLIGLFLSTFQFGIFLIILLYFVTILSNIYAMLDYYVTNHQLFRTFITYIFSVAVELYCLIFVSYLCERSQRKVKDLFLQREELYFLKLSEESLSIVETDLLWPHLHEFQLLGLYKLNNEFGLFLLAYSINFIMIILEFEVNKAALK; the protein is encoded by the exons ATGGCACcatttatatactttaaaagCTCTAAGAAGACCAACATCACTACAACCACACCGAAAAATGATTATCCTGCAACTGTAAAAGTAACTTGGAAATTTCGCACTCATCGTTTGGTCACTGTTATGGCCATATTTCTTTGGATTTTCTATATAGCGGTCTCACCATTCATGGTTAAAATTGCTTCGGATTTATATTCAAATACTCGCCGGCATCAGGATAATTTCTTCATCATTGTAGCCAAATTTACCATGGCCAATGATGTACTCTGCTCCCTGATCATAATGGCCAGCCACATTTGGCAACGTGAGAAgattgtacaaattttaaacttattcaatgaaattttgatGAGAATTGAACAATTGGAGAGCAATTTTGTGGGTTTTAAAATAACGATggccttaatttttaaattcggcTTAACTATATATGAAATGTTATTGAGTTTACCATTTCTAGTAGCGGCCTCATCCAGATTATCCACCCAAAGCATAGTGGCTTTTTTGTTTACCCTCTATCTGCAAGAACTGAGTTATATTTTTGCCCTAAACATCTTTACATTTATACTGCTTGTGCTCAGCTGTTCACTGCAATTGGAAAAGGAATTGGAATGCAGCCTTAACATAGgcaatgattttaaaatgtcGCAGTTAATACGCTTGCAGGATTCTTTGCAAAAGCTGATTGGCCTGTTTCTCAGCACTTTTCAATTTGGCATCTTTTTAATCATCTTATTGTATTTCGTTACGATTTTAAGCAACATTTACGCCATGTTGGATTATTATGTGACCAATCATCAACTATTTCGCACCTTTATCACTTATATCTTTAGTGTGGCCGTGGAATTGTATTGTCTGATCTTTGTTTCCTATTTATGTGAACGTAGTCAGCGCAAGGTCaaggatttatttttgcaacGTGAAGAATTGTATTTCTTGAAG CTTTCAGAAGAGTCATTGTCAATAGTGGAAACGGACCTGTTGTGGCCTCATTTGCATGAATTCCAGTTACTAGGattatataaattgaataaTGAATTTGGTTTGTTTCTCTTGGCttattctataaattttattatgattattttggaatttgaagTCAATAAAGCAGcacttaaatga